In one window of Chryseobacterium sp. JV274 DNA:
- the rpoB gene encoding DNA-directed RNA polymerase subunit beta: MSKTKSTTQGNPRINFSSAKGKIITPDFLDIQIESFREFFQLDTLPEARKTEALYKTFQENFPITDSRNQFVLEFLDYLVDSPRYSIDECVERGLTYSVPLKARLKLYCTDPEHEDFQTVVQDVYLGPVPYMTPSGSFIINGAERVIVTQLHRSPGVFFGQTYHANGTKLYYSRIIPFKGSWMEFTTDINSVMYAYIDRKKKLPLTTLLRAIGYESDKDILQIFDLAEEVKVSKAALKKVEGRTLAARVLNTWFEDFVDEDTGEVVSIERNEIILDRETILEKEHLDLILDAGVKSILIHKENSNEFSIIQNTLQKDPTNSEKEAVEYIYRQLRNADPPDEETARGIIEKLFFSEQRYSLGEVGRYRLNKKLSLNIPTTTEVLTKEDIIAIVRHLIELVNSKTDVDDIDHLSNRRIKTVGEQLAGQFGVGLSRIARTIKERMNVRDNEIFTPLDLVNAKTLTSVINSFFGTNQLSQFMDQTNPLSEITHKRRLSALGPGGLSRERAGFEVRDVHHTHYGRICPIETPEGPNIGLISSLGIYAKINNLGFIETPYRKVESGKIDLNADPIYLNAEDEEDKVIAQANVELSDNGDFLTDRIIARLDGDYPVVEPAQVNLIDVAPNQISGISASLIPFLEHDDANRALMGSNMMRQAVPLLKPQAPIVGTGLEQQVARDSRILINAEGTGTVEYVDADRIVIKYERSEDEDLVQFESATKTYKLTKFRKTNQSTTITLRPNVRVGDVVEKGQVLCDGYATEKGELALGRNLVVAFMPWKGYNFEDAIVINEKVVREDWFTSIHVDEYSLEVRDTKLGMEELTADIPNVSEEATKDLDENGMIRIGAEVKPGDIMIGKITPKGESDPTPEEKLLRAIFGDKAGDVKDASLKADSSLRGVVINKKLFSRNIKDKKKRTEEKLRLEEIENTYKAKFDELRNTLIEKLNTLVSGKTSQGVQNDLDEEIIGKGVKFTHKLLTSVEDYVNVSGADWTVDADKNELIKQLIHNYKIKYNDIQGVKNREKFAISIGDELPAGIMKLAKVYIAKKRKLNVGDKMAGRHGNKGIVSRIVREEDMPFLEDGTPVDIVLNPLGVPSRMNIGQIYETVLGWAGQKLGMKFATPIFDGATLDQITEYTEKAGLPTFGHTHLYDGGTGERFTQAATVGIIYMLKLGHMVDDKMHARSIGPYSLITQQPLGGKAQFGGQRFGEMEVWALEAFGASNILREILTVKSDDVIGRAKTYEAIAKGESMPEPGIPESFNVLLHELQGLGLDVRLEE, translated from the coding sequence ATGAGTAAAACAAAATCAACAACTCAAGGAAATCCGAGAATTAATTTCTCATCAGCGAAAGGAAAAATTATCACTCCAGACTTTTTGGATATCCAAATTGAGTCTTTCAGAGAATTTTTCCAGCTTGATACACTTCCTGAAGCCAGAAAGACAGAAGCTCTTTACAAGACTTTCCAAGAGAATTTCCCAATTACGGATTCAAGAAACCAATTCGTATTAGAATTCTTAGACTATCTGGTAGATTCTCCACGTTATTCAATTGATGAGTGTGTGGAAAGAGGACTTACTTATTCAGTTCCTCTAAAAGCTAGACTTAAACTGTATTGTACTGACCCGGAACACGAAGATTTCCAAACAGTGGTTCAGGACGTATATTTAGGTCCGGTTCCTTATATGACGCCAAGTGGTTCTTTCATCATCAACGGTGCTGAGAGAGTTATTGTTACGCAGCTTCACCGTTCACCTGGTGTATTCTTCGGACAGACTTACCACGCGAACGGGACCAAACTTTACTATTCAAGAATTATCCCTTTCAAAGGATCTTGGATGGAATTTACAACGGATATCAACAGCGTAATGTACGCGTATATCGACCGTAAGAAAAAATTACCATTAACAACTTTATTAAGAGCTATCGGATATGAATCTGATAAAGATATCCTTCAGATCTTCGACCTTGCGGAAGAAGTGAAAGTTTCTAAAGCTGCTCTTAAAAAAGTAGAAGGGAGAACATTGGCTGCGAGAGTATTGAACACTTGGTTCGAAGATTTCGTAGACGAAGATACAGGTGAAGTAGTTTCTATCGAAAGAAACGAAATCATCTTGGATAGAGAAACAATCCTTGAAAAAGAACATTTAGATCTTATCCTGGATGCTGGTGTGAAGTCAATCCTGATTCACAAAGAAAACAGTAACGAATTCTCTATCATCCAGAATACATTACAAAAAGACCCTACTAACTCTGAAAAAGAAGCGGTAGAGTATATTTATCGTCAGTTAAGAAATGCAGATCCACCAGATGAGGAAACGGCAAGAGGAATCATTGAAAAATTATTCTTCTCTGAGCAGAGATACTCTTTAGGTGAAGTAGGACGTTACAGACTAAACAAAAAGTTAAGCCTAAACATTCCAACTACAACTGAAGTTCTTACAAAAGAAGATATCATTGCCATTGTAAGACACTTAATTGAGTTAGTAAACTCAAAAACTGATGTTGATGATATTGACCACTTATCAAACAGAAGAATTAAAACTGTTGGTGAGCAATTAGCAGGACAGTTCGGGGTAGGTCTTTCAAGAATTGCAAGAACAATCAAGGAAAGAATGAACGTTAGAGATAACGAAATCTTTACTCCACTTGATCTTGTTAATGCTAAGACATTAACATCTGTAATCAACTCATTCTTCGGTACCAACCAGCTATCTCAGTTCATGGACCAAACCAACCCTCTATCAGAGATCACTCACAAGAGAAGATTATCTGCACTAGGGCCTGGTGGTTTATCAAGAGAAAGAGCAGGTTTCGAGGTTCGTGACGTTCACCATACTCACTACGGAAGAATTTGTCCGATTGAAACTCCGGAAGGACCAAACATCGGTTTGATTTCATCACTAGGAATCTATGCGAAAATCAACAACCTTGGTTTCATCGAAACTCCATATAGAAAAGTAGAAAGTGGTAAGATTGATCTTAATGCTGACCCTATTTATTTAAATGCAGAAGATGAAGAAGATAAAGTAATTGCTCAGGCAAACGTTGAATTGAGTGATAACGGAGACTTCTTAACAGACAGAATTATTGCAAGATTGGATGGTGATTATCCGGTAGTGGAGCCTGCTCAGGTTAACCTTATCGATGTTGCACCAAACCAGATCTCAGGTATTTCCGCTTCATTGATTCCTTTCTTGGAGCATGATGATGCGAACCGTGCATTGATGGGATCTAACATGATGCGTCAGGCCGTTCCTCTATTGAAGCCACAGGCTCCAATCGTTGGTACAGGGCTTGAGCAGCAAGTTGCAAGAGATTCAAGAATCTTAATTAACGCTGAAGGTACAGGTACTGTAGAGTACGTAGATGCTGACAGAATCGTTATTAAATATGAAAGAAGCGAAGACGAAGATTTAGTACAATTCGAGTCTGCTACTAAAACATACAAACTTACTAAGTTCAGAAAAACCAACCAGAGTACAACAATTACCCTAAGACCAAACGTAAGAGTAGGTGATGTAGTGGAAAAAGGACAGGTACTTTGCGACGGTTATGCTACTGAAAAAGGAGAATTAGCTCTTGGTAGAAACTTAGTAGTAGCGTTCATGCCTTGGAAAGGGTACAACTTCGAGGATGCAATTGTAATCAACGAAAAAGTTGTACGTGAAGACTGGTTTACTTCAATCCACGTAGATGAGTATTCTCTTGAAGTTCGTGATACCAAATTAGGTATGGAAGAATTGACAGCAGATATTCCAAACGTATCTGAAGAAGCTACCAAAGATCTTGACGAGAACGGTATGATCAGAATCGGTGCTGAAGTGAAGCCTGGAGATATCATGATTGGTAAAATTACTCCAAAAGGTGAATCTGACCCGACTCCTGAAGAAAAACTTCTTAGAGCAATCTTCGGTGATAAAGCTGGTGATGTAAAAGATGCATCATTAAAAGCTGACTCTTCATTAAGAGGAGTTGTTATCAACAAGAAGTTGTTCTCTAGAAACATTAAAGACAAAAAGAAAAGAACTGAAGAAAAACTTAGACTTGAAGAAATTGAAAACACTTACAAGGCTAAATTTGATGAGTTGAGAAATACTTTAATTGAAAAATTAAATACACTGGTAAGCGGTAAAACTTCTCAAGGGGTACAAAATGACCTTGACGAAGAAATCATCGGTAAAGGTGTGAAATTTACTCACAAGTTATTAACTTCAGTTGAAGATTATGTAAACGTTAGTGGTGCAGACTGGACAGTAGACGCTGACAAGAATGAATTGATCAAACAATTAATTCACAATTACAAAATCAAATATAACGACATTCAAGGAGTTAAAAACCGTGAGAAATTTGCAATTTCAATCGGAGATGAGCTTCCAGCAGGAATCATGAAGTTGGCTAAAGTTTACATCGCTAAGAAACGTAAACTGAATGTAGGAGATAAGATGGCGGGACGTCACGGTAACAAAGGTATCGTTTCAAGAATCGTTCGTGAAGAAGACATGCCGTTCTTAGAGGATGGAACACCAGTAGATATCGTATTGAATCCACTAGGGGTACCTTCTCGTATGAACATCGGTCAGATCTATGAAACAGTTCTTGGATGGGCTGGTCAGAAGCTGGGAATGAAGTTCGCTACACCAATCTTTGACGGAGCAACTCTTGATCAGATTACTGAATATACAGAGAAAGCAGGTCTTCCTACATTCGGTCACACTCACCTTTATGATGGTGGTACCGGAGAAAGATTTACTCAGGCTGCGACAGTAGGTATCATTTACATGTTGAAACTAGGACACATGGTTGATGATAAGATGCACGCACGTTCTATTGGACCTTACTCATTGATTACTCAGCAGCCGTTAGGAGGTAAAGCTCAGTTCGGTGGTCAGAGATTCGGAGAGATGGAGGTTTGGGCACTTGAAGCATTCGGTGCATCCAATATCTTGAGAGAAATCTTGACTGTGAAGTCGGATGACGTGATTGGTAGAGCAAAAACTTATGAAGCAATTGCAAAAGGTGAATCTATGCCTGAACCAGGTATTCCGGAATCATTCAATGTATTACTTCACGAGTTACAAGGACTTGGACTTGATGTAAGACTTGAGGAATAA
- a CDS encoding T9SS type A sorting domain-containing protein: MTRKLFEKLAAMLMTLMMSAVVFAQQGYEPIRGMGVEAKPVNNSGICLACYNGSMNPVVDASLDNSVSMGNFASLLSGNGISVKNKNTTYPAGYITGFNVDLGTSFITIDLLSSLRISTYKNGVLQETTTSSTLLSVPAFGGSKNRIFLHFKTSKEFDEVRLYQTNVLSVFSAMNVYYAFAFDPAKVPTDNNGICDDIIAGSGVDGNVSGSSSFLAPLSYVQNKERIGDGNKNSYGSIVLPIGLLGSYSVGVLDKNQVYPAGNRTGFVIEPDDQGKLLSAEFLKNITIETYLYGQLQDSKQLSDGGGLINIKVLGFGSGKQKVTLTTTKPFNEVRLKITQTVGFNLGALKVYYAFEEPVACECDDKIQTSGSAVPGNLVNGTTWTSGPGFLGLILAKMTNPGAIVDNNPSNYATATVPAASFLSIFSAFATVSSNTVLPVNTMAGFTVEKAGNLLGVSVLENITVTLYNGNTLTDTFTSSGSLISGNFFTTNSNKFYVGGKATKPFNRIKITFNSGTAVRIPQNYYIYNAFASRDDDNDGVPNCFDQCQGGDDNIDNNGNGIPDCAEGCTAVNDKSPVLDTDGDGIVDACDLDSDNDGILDAVEDFDKNGKFQDDDNEGDILLTPVLGDSVPNYLDLDSDNDGILDLFESGIPTSVINQIDADHNGVIDTNVPVGKNGIADILETSPDSGVLKYAVKNTDGDDKPDFLDITSNGSDPDLYQIGKGNLDTLGGGFISTINDKDKDGIQAVVDTDLVKRGSPDSPLSPYASLLKTASKTAAKITDAEITDAANDVKVYPNPVKAGENLRITSAEEGVYTLFSAQGQVIKTDKFNANTGIDTSSLPTGVYIIKIETKSKIKSYKVIVK, from the coding sequence ATGACCAGAAAATTATTCGAAAAGTTAGCTGCGATGCTTATGACATTGATGATGTCAGCAGTAGTATTTGCGCAGCAGGGCTATGAACCGATCCGTGGGATGGGAGTGGAGGCAAAACCTGTCAACAATTCAGGGATCTGTCTAGCATGTTATAACGGAAGCATGAATCCGGTGGTAGATGCAAGTCTTGATAACAGCGTAAGCATGGGAAACTTTGCCTCCCTGTTAAGTGGAAACGGAATCTCTGTAAAGAATAAAAATACAACCTATCCTGCGGGATATATTACTGGATTCAATGTAGATCTAGGGACGAGTTTTATTACCATAGATCTTTTGAGTTCTTTGCGGATCAGTACTTATAAAAATGGGGTTCTTCAGGAAACTACTACCAGCAGCACTCTTTTATCTGTTCCTGCATTCGGAGGAAGTAAGAACAGGATATTCCTGCACTTTAAAACTTCAAAAGAATTTGATGAAGTAAGATTGTACCAAACCAATGTTCTTTCTGTATTCAGTGCTATGAATGTGTATTATGCATTTGCATTTGATCCGGCAAAAGTACCTACAGATAATAATGGTATTTGTGATGATATTATTGCAGGAAGCGGTGTTGACGGAAATGTATCCGGAAGCAGCAGTTTCTTGGCTCCGCTTTCCTATGTTCAGAATAAAGAAAGAATTGGAGATGGAAATAAAAACTCTTATGGATCAATAGTTCTTCCGATCGGATTGCTGGGATCTTATTCAGTTGGAGTTCTAGATAAAAATCAGGTGTATCCTGCAGGTAACAGAACAGGTTTTGTTATAGAACCGGATGATCAGGGGAAACTGTTAAGTGCTGAGTTTTTAAAGAATATTACAATAGAAACTTATCTTTACGGCCAGCTTCAGGATTCAAAACAACTGTCTGACGGAGGAGGTCTGATTAATATTAAAGTATTAGGATTTGGTTCAGGAAAGCAAAAAGTTACATTAACGACTACTAAGCCTTTCAATGAAGTACGATTAAAAATTACCCAGACCGTAGGATTTAATTTAGGAGCTTTAAAAGTATACTATGCTTTTGAAGAGCCTGTTGCTTGTGAATGTGACGATAAAATTCAGACAAGTGGTTCTGCTGTTCCCGGAAATTTGGTAAACGGAACTACATGGACATCAGGTCCTGGATTCCTTGGTCTTATTTTAGCGAAGATGACCAATCCGGGAGCTATTGTGGATAATAATCCGTCTAATTATGCAACGGCTACTGTTCCGGCGGCATCCTTTCTTAGTATTTTTTCAGCATTTGCAACGGTGAGCAGTAATACTGTGCTTCCTGTCAATACAATGGCTGGGTTTACCGTAGAAAAAGCAGGAAATCTTCTTGGAGTAAGTGTTCTGGAAAATATCACCGTGACATTATACAACGGAAATACCTTGACAGATACCTTTACAAGCTCAGGAAGTCTTATAAGTGGAAACTTCTTCACAACGAATTCAAATAAATTCTATGTTGGAGGAAAAGCTACAAAGCCTTTTAACCGCATTAAAATTACATTCAACAGCGGAACAGCGGTTCGTATTCCTCAGAACTATTATATCTATAACGCTTTTGCGAGCAGAGATGATGATAACGATGGTGTTCCAAACTGTTTTGATCAATGTCAGGGAGGAGATGATAATATAGATAACAACGGAAACGGAATTCCTGACTGTGCAGAAGGATGTACAGCCGTAAATGATAAATCTCCTGTATTGGATACAGACGGAGATGGTATTGTGGATGCTTGTGATCTGGATTCAGATAACGACGGTATTCTTGATGCTGTGGAAGATTTTGATAAAAATGGAAAATTCCAGGATGATGATAATGAAGGAGATATTCTGTTAACGCCGGTATTGGGAGATTCAGTTCCGAATTATCTGGACCTGGATTCTGATAACGATGGTATCTTAGATTTATTTGAATCAGGAATTCCAACATCAGTAATCAATCAAATTGATGCAGATCACAACGGAGTTATTGATACTAATGTTCCTGTAGGTAAAAACGGTATCGCAGATATTCTGGAAACGTCACCTGACTCAGGAGTATTAAAATATGCAGTTAAAAACACAGATGGAGATGATAAGCCTGACTTCCTGGATATTACTTCCAATGGCTCAGATCCTGATCTTTATCAGATCGGAAAAGGTAATCTGGATACATTAGGAGGTGGATTTATCTCTACAATTAATGATAAAGATAAAGACGGTATTCAGGCTGTTGTAGATACTGATCTGGTGAAAAGAGGTTCTCCTGATTCTCCGCTTTCACCTTATGCTTCATTGTTGAAAACCGCTTCCAAAACTGCTGCAAAAATCACAGACGCGGAAATTACTGATGCTGCGAATGATGTGAAAGTATATCCAAACCCTGTAAAAGCTGGAGAAAATCTTAGAATTACCTCTGCAGAAGAAGGAGTGTATACACTGTTCTCAGCACAGGGACAGGTAATTAAGACAGATAAGTTTAATGCCAATACTGGTATTGATACATCTTCACTTCCTACAGGAGTTTATATCATTAAGATAGAAACCAAATCAAAAATAAAATCTTATAAGGTTATTGTGAAATAG
- the rplL gene encoding 50S ribosomal protein L7/L12 — MSDLKNLAETLVNLTVKDVNELATILKDEYGIEPAAAAVVVAAGGGEAAEEKTEFDVILKSAGASKLAIVKLVKDLTGAGLKEAKDIVDGAPAPIKTGISKDEAEALKKQLEEAGAEVELK, encoded by the coding sequence ATGTCAGATTTAAAAAATTTAGCTGAAACGCTAGTAAACTTAACAGTAAAAGACGTAAACGAATTAGCAACTATCCTTAAGGATGAGTACGGAATTGAGCCAGCTGCTGCTGCTGTAGTTGTTGCTGCAGGTGGTGGAGAAGCTGCTGAAGAAAAAACTGAATTCGACGTAATTCTTAAGTCTGCAGGTGCTTCTAAATTAGCTATCGTTAAATTAGTAAAAGATTTAACTGGTGCTGGTCTTAAAGAAGCTAAAGATATCGTAGATGGTGCTCCTGCTCCAATCAAAACTGGTATCTCTAAAGACGAAGCTGAGGCTCTTAAGAAGCAATTAGAAGAAGCTGGTGCTGAAGTAGAATTGAAATAA
- the rplJ gene encoding 50S ribosomal protein L10, producing MTKDQKVVAIQEIKDLLQDAKVVYVADLDGLNAAKSSEFRRQAFKQNIKVKVVKNTLLQKAMEQIEGVDYSEMFQTFKGNSALMISETANGPAKLIQGFRKKEEKPALKSAFVQETFYVGDENLSALANIKSREEMIGEIIGLLQSPIQRVVSALQNKPETVEAKAEEAAAPAVEETPAEAPEAAAESTEETSAE from the coding sequence ATGACAAAAGACCAAAAAGTTGTAGCAATACAAGAGATCAAAGACTTGCTTCAGGATGCAAAAGTAGTATACGTAGCAGATCTAGACGGTTTGAACGCTGCGAAGTCTTCAGAATTCAGAAGACAGGCTTTCAAACAAAATATCAAAGTGAAAGTTGTAAAAAATACACTTTTACAAAAAGCAATGGAGCAAATTGAAGGAGTAGATTACTCTGAAATGTTCCAGACTTTTAAAGGAAACTCTGCATTAATGATTTCTGAGACTGCAAACGGTCCAGCTAAATTAATCCAAGGGTTCAGAAAGAAAGAAGAAAAGCCAGCTTTAAAGTCTGCTTTTGTTCAGGAAACTTTCTACGTTGGAGACGAAAACTTATCTGCACTTGCTAATATCAAGTCTAGAGAAGAAATGATCGGAGAAATCATCGGATTACTTCAATCTCCAATTCAAAGAGTTGTTTCTGCTCTTCAAAACAAACCTGAAACTGTAGAAGCTAAAGCTGAAGAAGCTGCTGCTCCTGCTGTAGAAGAAACTCCTGCTGAAGCTCCGGAAGCTGCTGCAGAAAGCACTGAAGAAACAAGTGCTGAATAA
- the rplA gene encoding 50S ribosomal protein L1, translated as MAKLTKKQKEALSKVEKGRIYNLEEGSALVKEVNTTKFDASVDIAVRLGVDPRKANQMVRGVVSLPHGTGKDVKVLALVTPDKEAEAKAAGADYVGLDEYLQKIKEGWTDVDVIVTMPAVMGKLGPLGRVLGPRGLMPNPKSGTVTMEIGKAVTEVKAGKIDFKVDKYGIIHAGIGKVSFDAAKIKENAQELISTLIKMKPTAAKGTYVKSIYLSSTMSPGIAIDTKSVN; from the coding sequence ATGGCAAAATTAACTAAAAAGCAAAAGGAAGCTTTAAGCAAAGTAGAAAAAGGAAGAATCTATAACCTTGAAGAAGGTTCAGCTCTTGTAAAGGAGGTGAACACTACAAAGTTTGATGCTTCTGTAGATATCGCTGTAAGATTAGGTGTAGACCCAAGAAAAGCAAACCAAATGGTAAGAGGTGTTGTATCTCTTCCTCACGGTACTGGTAAAGATGTTAAAGTATTAGCTCTTGTAACTCCAGATAAAGAAGCAGAAGCTAAAGCTGCTGGTGCTGACTATGTAGGTCTTGACGAATATTTACAAAAAATCAAAGAAGGTTGGACAGATGTTGACGTTATCGTTACTATGCCAGCTGTAATGGGTAAATTAGGTCCATTAGGTAGAGTATTAGGTCCAAGAGGTTTAATGCCAAACCCTAAATCAGGAACTGTAACAATGGAAATTGGTAAAGCAGTAACTGAAGTGAAAGCAGGTAAAATTGATTTCAAAGTAGACAAGTATGGTATCATCCACGCTGGTATTGGTAAAGTATCTTTCGATGCTGCTAAGATCAAAGAAAATGCGCAGGAATTGATCTCTACATTGATCAAAATGAAGCCAACTGCTGCTAAAGGAACTTATGTAAAAAGCATTTATTTGTCTTCTACAATGAGCCCTGGTATTGCAATCGATACTAAATCTGTTAACTAA
- the rplK gene encoding 50S ribosomal protein L11 — translation MAKKVFKMVKLQVKGGAANPSPPVGPALGSAGVNIMEFCKQFNGRTQDKPGQVLPVVITVYEDKSFEFVIKTPPAAIQLMDAAKIKGGSGEPNRNKVGSVTWEQVKKIAEDKMADLNCFTTDSALSMVAGTARSMGLRVTGTKPTNA, via the coding sequence ATGGCTAAGAAAGTCTTTAAAATGGTAAAGCTTCAGGTGAAAGGTGGCGCAGCTAACCCTTCTCCACCAGTAGGTCCAGCATTGGGTTCTGCAGGTGTGAACATCATGGAGTTTTGTAAGCAATTTAACGGAAGAACCCAAGATAAGCCAGGGCAAGTTTTACCTGTAGTAATTACAGTATACGAAGACAAATCTTTTGAATTCGTTATTAAAACTCCACCTGCAGCAATCCAGTTAATGGATGCAGCTAAAATCAAGGGAGGTTCTGGTGAACCAAACAGAAACAAAGTAGGTTCTGTAACTTGGGAACAAGTAAAGAAAATCGCTGAAGATAAAATGGCGGATCTTAACTGTTTTACAACAGATTCTGCACTTTCTATGGTTGCAGGTACTGCTAGATCTATGGGATTAAGAGTAACAGGAACTAAACCAACTAACGCTTAA
- the nusG gene encoding transcription termination/antitermination protein NusG gives MSELKWYVLKAISGQENKVKNYIETEIKRLGFDQYVTQVVIPMEKVIQIRNGKKVPKERPYYPGYLMIEADLMGEIPHVIKNIPGVISFLSLTKGGDPVPMRKSEVNRMLGRMDELSEFASDVEIPYVVGENVKVIDGPFNGFNGTVEKILEDKKKIEVSVLIFGRKTPMELSYMQVEKV, from the coding sequence ATGAGCGAATTGAAATGGTATGTGCTGAAAGCAATCAGCGGACAGGAAAATAAAGTGAAAAACTATATTGAGACAGAAATCAAACGTCTAGGGTTTGATCAGTACGTTACTCAAGTGGTTATTCCTATGGAAAAGGTAATTCAAATTAGAAACGGAAAAAAAGTTCCTAAAGAGAGACCTTACTACCCTGGATACTTGATGATTGAAGCTGACCTGATGGGAGAGATTCCTCACGTTATCAAGAATATTCCTGGAGTTATTTCTTTCCTAAGTTTAACTAAAGGAGGAGATCCTGTTCCAATGAGAAAATCAGAGGTTAACAGAATGCTTGGAAGAATGGATGAACTTTCAGAATTTGCAAGCGATGTTGAAATTCCTTATGTAGTAGGTGAAAACGTTAAAGTAATCGATGGACCTTTCAACGGATTCAACGGTACAGTTGAGAAGATTCTTGAAGACAAAAAGAAAATTGAAGTTTCTGTATTGATCTTCGGTAGAAAAACTCCAATGGAACTAAGCTACATGCAAGTAGAAAAAGTATAA
- the secE gene encoding preprotein translocase subunit SecE: MSSFVDFLKGSYNEFRHKVEWPKWADLQSSTIVVTIATVILALFTFGVDELFSKSISNIIGMLINLFN; encoded by the coding sequence ATGAGTTCATTTGTCGATTTTTTAAAAGGTTCTTATAACGAATTCAGGCATAAAGTTGAATGGCCAAAGTGGGCTGACCTTCAGTCATCTACTATTGTAGTGACTATTGCGACAGTGATTCTGGCTCTATTTACTTTTGGAGTTGATGAATTGTTTTCTAAATCAATCAGCAACATCATTGGAATGCTAATCAACTTGTTCAATTAA
- the tuf gene encoding elongation factor Tu, with the protein MAKETFNRNKPHLNIGTIGHVDHGKTTLTAAISAVLASKGLAEKKDFSAIDSAPEEKERGITINTAHIEYETEKRHYAHVDCPGHADYVKNMVTGAAQMDGAIVVCAATDGPMPQTREHILLCRQVNVPRIVVFMNKVDMVDDPELLELVEMELRDLLSTYEFDGDNSPVIQGSALGALTAATASPANTEDKWFKSVEELMDAVDTWIEQPPRDTEKPFLMPIEDVFSITGRGTVATGRIEAGVINTGDPVDIVGMGDEKLTSTITGVEMFRKILDRGEAGDNVGLLLRGIEKTDIKRGMVIAKKDSVKPHKKFKASVYILSKEEGGRHTPFHNKYRPQFYVRTTDVTGEIFLPEGVEMVMPGDNLEITVELLQPIALNVGLRFAIREGGRTVGSGQVTEILD; encoded by the coding sequence ATGGCAAAGGAAACGTTTAATCGTAACAAACCACACTTGAACATTGGTACTATTGGTCACGTTGACCATGGTAAAACTACTCTTACAGCTGCTATTTCTGCTGTATTAGCTAGCAAAGGTCTTGCTGAGAAAAAAGACTTCTCTGCAATTGACTCTGCTCCAGAAGAAAAAGAAAGAGGTATTACTATCAATACTGCTCACATCGAATACGAAACTGAAAAAAGACACTATGCTCACGTTGACTGTCCAGGTCACGCCGACTATGTTAAGAACATGGTAACTGGTGCTGCTCAAATGGATGGAGCTATCGTAGTATGTGCTGCAACTGACGGTCCAATGCCTCAGACTAGAGAACATATCCTACTTTGCCGTCAGGTAAACGTACCTAGAATCGTTGTTTTCATGAACAAAGTTGACATGGTAGATGATCCAGAGTTATTAGAGCTTGTTGAAATGGAGCTTAGAGACTTATTATCTACTTACGAATTTGACGGAGACAACTCTCCAGTAATTCAAGGTTCTGCATTAGGAGCTCTTACTGCAGCTACTGCATCTCCTGCTAACACAGAAGATAAGTGGTTCAAGAGCGTTGAAGAATTGATGGATGCTGTTGATACTTGGATCGAGCAACCACCAAGAGATACTGAAAAGCCATTCTTGATGCCAATCGAAGACGTATTCTCTATTACAGGTAGAGGTACTGTAGCAACTGGTAGAATCGAGGCTGGTGTTATCAACACTGGTGATCCAGTTGATATCGTAGGTATGGGTGACGAAAAATTAACTTCTACTATTACAGGAGTTGAGATGTTCAGAAAGATCCTAGATAGAGGTGAAGCTGGAGATAACGTAGGTCTATTGTTGAGAGGTATTGAAAAAACTGACATCAAGAGAGGTATGGTTATCGCTAAGAAAGATTCAGTTAAGCCACACAAAAAATTCAAGGCTTCTGTTTATATCCTTTCTAAAGAAGAAGGTGGACGTCACACTCCATTCCACAACAAGTACCGTCCTCAGTTCTACGTAAGAACTACTGACGTTACAGGTGAGATCTTCTTACCAGAAGGTGTAGAAATGGTAATGCCTGGTGATAACTTAGAGATCACTGTAGAATTGTTACAACCAATCGCTCTTAACGTAGGTCTTAGATTTGCGATCAGAGAAGGAGGTAGAACAGTTGGTTCAGGTCAGGTTACTGAAATCCTAGACTAA